In the genome of Deltaproteobacteria bacterium, the window CTTCGTGCCTGGCTACCTTTTTGTTCATTCCGCTGACACCAACCCTGATGTCCCGCAGAACATCGTGTAGTTCATCTCTCATCATCGTCTCCTTTCGTGTTTTTTGGCTGAGACTCGAGGGGGAACACCCCCTGAGACTTGGTTCCCGCCTGGGTCCGGCACCTGGGGCCTCCGTTCCCCCTGGGTCGCCGTCCATCACGGGACCATCTCAGAAGTGGGCTGGTCTCAATTCGCTAAGTAAGCGAAATCAAAAGTCATTTCCCATTGCTCTTTCTTCCAGGTAATCCCAGAACTCTTCGGAGTCGCAGTAGTCGCGCCTGGCAAAATCCGTCACAATCACCGAGGGCTTCCCGCTCTCGGGCTCCGGTCGCCCCTCTCCCTTTTTTTTCTCCTTCTGAGGCGCTGAGAGGCCGTCAGACGAGACTTTTTTGTCAGGCAAGGGGTTGGTACTGCCCTCATCGCTTTTGTCTTCAGAGCCCACGACAAGCGCCTTGGGCTTTTCTTCCACAGACCCGGCGTCGCCCTTCTCCCCAGGGGCCGGCAGGGGCGGGAGCTGGTCGTAAAACTCATCAATCTGGACATCGTACAATTTCAAGCCTATTCCGTCCTCGACTGGCGTAGGCATTGCCTCAATCGTGCTCTTGATGCCGCTCAAAGCGCTGACGATTGCCTGACCTTGCTTTGCCGGGAGCTTCCCGGAGTAGAGGTCCGCTATCAACAGATTCAGGAAGTCAAGCATATCCCCAAGGGTCTTGACCTCCTTCAGCTTCTGCTGTAAGACCCGGGCCCGCGGCACTCGCCCACCTCGCTTGCGGCCCTCCTGAATGCGCTTTTGCGTTCGAGGGTGATGAAACGAGCAAAACTGCGAACCTCGCAAAGCCCTGCCTCGACACCTATCGCCGCTCTTCAGAACGGCCTCGCACTGCTGCCCTGTTCGGGTTCCTGTTCTCTCCCTGTTGCTAGTTCCCATCTTTTTCCCCAACATCAGCCTTCTGCTTTCTTCTAAGTAGCCGAAATTACAGCCTGTTTCTTATACCGGCAACGGACACTTAGTCCGTTATCGGGGGTCCCACCACGCGGGTCCGGGGGCTCAGAGCGCCCGCTCGAACGCTTCCTTTTCACCCACCCTACCCCCTCCCCTCGGGGCCACCTGAAGAGAGACAACCCGGATCTTCTTCCTCTTTTAAGAGGTCAGGACCATCTTTAAGGACAAACCCATATATATATAAAGGGGGGTGTCCTCATGCCGAGCCTTACTCCCACAACGGTTTCGCTTGAGCCCACCCCGTTTTGGCACAACTTTCCTTAAAAGACCTATTTTTCATGCATTTTGCCTGTAATTTCAATAAGTTCTGTTTGGGACAAAAAATTTGTCTAGGACATGTCCTCAATGTCCCTTGTCCTCATAAGGGAAGAAATCCCCCTGGCCAGGCAGATAGTATTCAACAGGGCGGCCTTGGGTCTTGAGCTCTTGTGAGACTATCTTCTTGACCGCGTGCGTCTTCTGGATAGCTCTCTGTGCAGTCTTGTCCGACCTCCCCGTCCTGTCGGCCACGGCCCTTATCAGGTCCGCGCGCCTGGCTCTTCCGCCAAGATTCCTCAATGCTTCCACGACATCATGGATACCCACGGCCCCTTGGCTATCCTCGCCCAGGACCTCGTACCAAAGGCTCTGCGGGTCGCGATAGAGAAAAAGCGGGTCCGGGTCCTCATCGTTTCTGAGCTCGAACGACAGCTTGAGATATGAGCGGGGCTCCTTGCCTGACTTGCGATTTAGGGTCAGATAGGTGTCCCCATAATCGGCGATTGCCGATGATCCACGCAATTGATGGGACCCCTCTGGCCGGCCGTCCACGGGTTTTCCGTGATGGTGGACAATCACCAACGCCAAGTTGTGGTCCACGATCAGTCTATCTAGGTTACTGAAGAGCCGGGTCATATCCCCCGCCTTGTTCTCGTCCAAGCTGTGGAATTTGTAGAGCGGATCGAGGATGAGGACTTCCGGGGAGACGCGTCCCAACGTCTCGCTCAAGGCCGCGAGGTCCCTGTCCAGATTCAGCCTGAGTCCTTTCTTTGTGATCTGCCAGAACCAGCCCTGCTCAGGCCACGGGCCACCGTTTTTCATTTTCCTAAGCCTGTCCTGGAGGGAGGCGAGCGAAATCTCGCCCTGCAGGTAGACGACCCTCCGGCGCTTCGGTACGTTGAACTGAAGCAAGAAAGGCGTTCCCGTCGCTATGCACAAGCCCATATTCACCGCGAACAGGCTTTTTCCCAGCTTGGAGACTCCGCCCACGACGGCCACGC includes:
- a CDS encoding AAA family ATPase, with the translated sequence MHGATTASIKQKTERWSIEDVNDLIGRDLPSTNPVIDSGILPERSVAVVGGVSKLGKSLFAVNMGLCIATGTPFLLQFNVPKRRRVVYLQGEISLASLQDRLRKMKNGGPWPEQGWFWQITKKGLRLNLDRDLAALSETLGRVSPEVLILDPLYKFHSLDENKAGDMTRLFSNLDRLIVDHNLALVIVHHHGKPVDGRPEGSHQLRGSSAIADYGDTYLTLNRKSGKEPRSYLKLSFELRNDEDPDPLFLYRDPQSLWYEVLGEDSQGAVGIHDVVEALRNLGGRARRADLIRAVADRTGRSDKTAQRAIQKTHAVKKIVSQELKTQGRPVEYYLPGQGDFFPYEDKGH